The following are from one region of the Coffea eugenioides isolate CCC68of chromosome 2, Ceug_1.0, whole genome shotgun sequence genome:
- the LOC113762936 gene encoding probable xyloglucan endotransglucosylase/hydrolase protein 23: MAYALSVKASLVLSFFVVAFAGNFYQDFDITFGDGRAQILQNGKLLTLSLDKTSGSGFRSKNQYLFGKIDIQMKLVPGNSAGTVTTYYLSSIGSNHDEIDFEFLGNLSGEPYILHTNVYTQGKGGREQQFYLWFDPTKGFHTYTILWNPRSIIFSVDGTPIRQFKNLESSGIPYPKDQPMWMYSSLWDAEDWATRGGLVKTDWSQAPFIASYQNYNAQACIWSSGSSTSSCSNSNSSANSWLTESLDSSGLERINWVQKNYMIYNYCTDKSRFPQGFPHECSL; the protein is encoded by the exons ATGGCTTATGCTCTTTCTGTTAAAGCTTCCCTAGTCCTCAGTTTCTTTGTAGTAGcttttgctggaaatttttacCAAGATTTTGATATCACGTTTGGTGATGGACGTGCACAAATACTTCAAAATGGGAAACTTCTCACTTTATCACTTGATAAAACTTCTGGCTCAGGATTTAGGTCTAAGAACCAATATCTATTCGGAAAGATTGACATCCAGATGAAGCTTGTGCCCGGAAATTCAGCTGGCACTGTCACTACATACTAT TTATCTTCAATAGGGAGCAATCATGATGAGATTGACTTTGAGTTTCTTGGTAATTTAAGCGGAGAGCCTTATATTCTCCACACCAATGTATACACACAAGGAAAGGGAGGCAGAGAACAGCAATTTTATCTTTGGTTCGACCCCACCAAGGGCTTCCACACCTATACCATCCTATGGAACCCTCGAAGCATTAT cTTTTCTGTCGATGGGACTCCAATAAGGCAATTCAAGAACTTGGAATCTAGTGGCATCCCGTACCCAAAAGACCAGCCAATGTGGATGTATTCTAGCTTGTGGGATGCAGAAGATTGGGCTACTAGAGGGGGTTTGGTGAAGACTGATTGGAGCCAAGCCCCATTCATAGCTTCCTATCAAAATTATAATGCTCAAGCTTGCATATGGTCTTCAGGTTCCTCTACTTCTTCTTGCAGCAATAGTAATTCATCTGCAAATTCCTGGCTAACTGAATCCTTGGACAGTTCTGGTTTGGAACGAATTAATTGGGTGCAAAAGAACTACATGATTTACAACTATTGCACAGACAAAAGCCGCTTTCCTCAAGGATTTCCTCACGAGTGCTCACTCTAG